DNA from Pecten maximus chromosome 18, xPecMax1.1, whole genome shotgun sequence:
gaagacattgaTGATGTAATGTAATGGTGTTAATATGAAGACATTGACGATGtaatgtaatggtgtcaatatgaagacggtgtgatgtaatgggGTCAATATGAAGACTttgacggtgtgatgtaatggtgtcaatataaagacattgacggtgtgatgtaatggtgtcaatatgaagacgttgtcggtgtgatgtaatggtgtcaatataaagacattgacggtgtgatgtaatgggGTCAATATGAAGACTttgacggtgtgatgtaatggtgtcaatataaagacattgacggtgtgatgtaatggtgtcaatatgaagacgTTGTCGGTGTGacgtaatggtgtcaatatgaagagATTGACGGGTGacgtaatggtgtcaatatgaagacattgacggtgtgatgtaatggtgtcaatataaagacattgactgtgtgatgtaatggtgtcaatatgaagacgTTGTCGGTGTGacgtaatggtgtcaatataaagacattgaaGGTGtcatgtaatggtgtcaatatgaagacggtgtgatgtaatggtgtcaatatgaagacattgacggtgtgacgtaatggtgtcaatataaagacattgactgtgtgatgtaatggtgtcaatatgatgacattgacggtgtgatgtaatggtgtcaatataaagacgttgacggtgtgatgtaatgctgtcaatataaagacattgactgtgtgatgtaatgctgtcaatataaagacattgacggtgtgatgtaatggtgtcaatatgaagacattgacggtgtgatgtaatgctgtcaatatgaagacattgacggtgtgatgGTGTCAATACGAAGGCATTGACGGTGtaatgtaatggtgtcaatatgaagacggtgtgatataattgtgtcaatatgaagacattgacggtgtgatgtaatggtgtcaatataaagacattgacggtgtgaCGTAATGCTGTCAATATGAAGACGATGTGATGTAATCCTGTCAATATGAagacggtgtgatgtaatggtgtcaatatgaagacggtgtgatgtaatggtgtcaatatgaagacattgacggtgtgatgtaatggtgtcaatatgaagacggtgtgatgtaatggtgtcaatatgaagacattgacggtgtgacgtaatggtgtcaatataaagacattgactgtgtgatgtaatggtgtcaatatgatgacattgacggtgtgatgtaatggtgtcaatataaagacgttgacggtgtgatgtaatgctgtcaatataaagacattgactgtgtgatgtaatgctgtcaatataaagacattgacggtgtgatgtaatggtgtcaatatgaagacattgacggtgtgatgtaatgcTGTCAATAGGaagacattgacggtgtgatgGTGTCAATACGAAGGCATTGAAGGTGtaatgtaatggtgtcaatatgaagacggtgtgatataattgtgtcaatatgaagacattgacggtgtgatgtaatggtgtcaatataaagacattgacggtgtgaCGTAATGCTGTCAATATGAAGACGATGTGATGTAATCCTGTCAATATGAagacggtgtgatgtaatggtgtcaatatgaagacggtgtgatgtaatggtgtcaatatgaagacattgacggtgtgatgtaatggtgtcaatatgaagacggtgtgatgtaatggtgtcaatatgaagacgTTGACGATGTGATGTAATGctgtcaatatgaagacattgacggtgtgatgtaatggtgtcaatatgaagacattgacggtgtgatgtaatgctgtcaatatgaagacattgacggtgtgatgtaatggtgtcaatataaagacattgaaGGTGTGACGAAATGTgtcaatataaagacattgacgGTGTAATGTAATGGGGTCAATATGAAGACTttgacggtgtgatgtaatggtctCAATAACAAGGCATTGACgggtgatgtaatggtgtcaatatgatGACGTTGtcggtgtgatgtaatggtgtcaatatgaagacattgaAGGTGtaatgtaatggtgtcaatatgaagacgTTGTCGGTGtaatgtaatggtgtcaatatgaagacattgacggtgtgatgtaatgctgtcaatataaagacattgacgggtgatgtaatggtgtcaatatgatGACGTTGtcggtgtgatgtaatggtgtcaatatgaagacattgaAGGTGtaatgtaatggtgtcaatatgaggacggtgtgatgtaattgtgtcaatatgaagacattgacggtgtgatgtaatggtgtcaatataaagacattgacggtgtgatgtaatggtgtcaatatgaaaacggtgtgatgtaatggtgtcaatataaagacgttgacggtgtgatgtaatgaTGTCAATATAAagacggtgtgatgtaatggtgtcaatataaagacattgacggtgtgatgtaattgtgtcaatatgaagacattgacggtgtgatgtaatggtgtcaatatgaagacattgacggtgtgatgtaatggtgtcaatatgaagacattgacggtgtgatgtaatggtgtcaatataaagacattgaaGGTGTAATGTAATGGTGTCATTATGaagacattgacggtgtgatgtaatggtgtcaatatgaaggcattgacggtgtgatgtaattgtgtcaatatgaagacggtgtgatgtaatggggtcaatatgaagacattgacggtgtgatgtaatgctgtcaatatgaagacattgacggtgtgatgtaatgctgtcaatatgaagacattgacggtgtgatgtaatggtgtcaatataaagacattgaaGGTGTAATGTAATGGTGTCATTATGaagacattgacggtgtgatgtaatggtgtcaatatgaaggcattgacggtgtgatgtaattgtgtcaatatgaagacggtgtgatgtaatggggtcaatatgaagacattgacggtgtgatgtaatggtgtcaatatgaagacattgaccgtgtgatataattgtgtcaatatgaagacattgacggtgtgatgtaatggtgtcaatatgaagacattgacggtgtgatgtaatggtgtcaatatgaagacattgacggtgtgatgtaattGTGTCAATATGATGACGTTGtcggtgtgatgtaatggtgtcaatatgaagacattgaAGGTGtaatgtaatggtgtcaatatgaagacggtgtgatgtaatggtgtcaatatgaagacgTTGTCGGTGttatgtaatggtgtcaatataaagacattgacgggtgatgtaatggtgtcaatataaagacattgacggtgtgatgtaatggtgtcaatatgaagacattgacggtgtgatgtaatgctgtcaatataaagacattgacggtgtgatgtaatggtgtcaatatgaagacggtgtgatgtaatggtgtcaatatgaagacattgacGGGTGACGTAATGatgtcaatatgaagacattgacggtgtgatgtaatggtgtcaatatgaagacgttgtcggtgtgatgtaatggtgtcaatataaagacattgacggtgtgatgtaatgctgtcaatataaagacattgaccGTGTGATGTAATGCTgtcaatataaagacattgacggtgtgatgtaatggtgtcaatatgaagacggtgtgatgtaatggtgtcaatatgaagacattgacGGGTGACGTAATGatgtcaatatgaagacattgacggtgtgatgtaatcctgtcaatatgaagacattgacggtgtgatgtaatggtgtcaatatgaagacgttgtcggtgtgatgtaatggtgtcaatataaagacattgacggtatgatgtaatggtgtcaatatgaagacgttgtcggtgtgatgtaatggtgtcaatatgaagacgttgtcggtgtgatgtaatgctgtcaatataaagacattgacgatgtgatgtaatggtgtcaatatgaagacattgacggtgtgatgtaatggtgtcaatatgaagacgGTGTGaagtaatggtgtcaatatgaagacattgacggtgtgatgtaatggtgtcaatatgaagacgttgtcggtgtgatgtaatggtgtcaatatgaagacattgacGGGTGacgtaatggtgtcaatatgaagacattgacggtgtgatgtaatggtgtcaatataaagacattgacgGGTGacgtaatggtgtcaatatgaagacattgacggtgtgatgtaatggtgtcaatataaagacattgacggtgtgatgtaatggtgtcaatatgaagacattgacggtgtgatgtaatgcTTTCAATATGAAGATattgacggtgtgatgtaatgctttcaatatgaagacattgacgggtgatgtaatggtgtcaacATGAGGACATTGACGGTGTAacgtaatggtgtcaatatgaagacattgacggtgtgatgtaatgctgtcaatataaagacattgacggtgtgatgtaatgcTGTCAATATAAagacggtgtgatgtaatgctgtcaatataaagacattgacgGGTGacgtaatggtgtcaatatgaagacattgacggtgtgatgtaatggtgtcaatatgaagacattgacggtgtgatgtaatggtgtcaatatgaagacggtgtgatgtaatgctgtcaatataaagacattgacgGGTGacgtaatggtgtcaatatgaagacattgacGGTGTAATGTAATGctgtcaatatgaagacattgacggtgtgatgtaatgttgtcaatatgaagacggtgtgatgtaatgctgtcaatataaagacattgacgGGTGacgtaatggtgtcaatatgaagacattgacGGTGTAATGTAATGctgtcaatatgaagacattgacGGTGTAATGTAATGctgtcaatatgaagacattgacggtgtgatgtaatggtgtcaatatgaagacattgacGGTGTAATGTAATGctgtcaatatgaagacattgacggtgtaatgtaatggtgtcaatatgaagactttgacggtgtgatgtaatggtgtcaatataaagacattgacggtgtgatgtaatggtgtcaatataaagacattgacggtatgatgtaatggtgtcaatataaagacattgacggtgtgatgtaatggggtcaatatgaagacattgacggtgtaatgtaatggtgtcaatataaagacattgacgggtgatgtaatggtgtcaatatgatgacgttgtcagtgtgatgtaatggtgtcaatatgaagacattgaAGGTGtaatgtaatggtgtcaatatgaagacgGTGTGaagtaatggtgtcaatatgaagacattgacggtgtgatgtaatggtgtcaatatgaagacgttgtcggtgtgatgtaatgctgtcaatatgaagacattgacggtgtgatgtaatggtgtcaatatgaagacattgacggtgtgatgtaatggtgtcaatatgaagacattgacggtgtgatCTAATGctgtcaatatgaagacattgacggtgtgatgtaatggtgtcaatataaagacattgacggtgtgatgtaatgctgtcaatatgaagacattgacggtgtgatgtaatgctgtcaatatgaagacattgacggtgtgatgtaatggtgtcaatatgaagacattgacggtgtgatgtaatggtgtcaatataaagacattgacggtgtgatgtaatgctgtcaatatgaagacattgacggtgtgatgtaatgctgtcaatatgaagacattgacggtgtgatgtaatggtgtcaatatgaagacattgacggtgtgatgtaatgctgtcaatatgaagacgttgtcggtgtgatgtaatggtgtcaatatgaagacattgacgggtgatgtaatggtgtcaatatgaagacattgacgggtgatgtaatggtgtcaatatgatgacgttgtcagtgtgatgtaatggtgtcaatatgaagacattgaAGGTGtaatgtaatggtgtcaatatgaagacggtgtgatgtaatggtgtcaatatgatgacgttgtcagtgtgatgtaatggtgtcaatataaagacattgacggtgtgatgtaatggtgtcaatataaagacattgacggtgtgatgtaatggggtcaatatgaagacattgacggtgtgatgtaatggtgtcaatatgaagacggtgtgatataattgtgtcaatatgaagactttgacggtgtgatgtaatggtgtcaatataaagacattgacggtgtgatgtaatggtgtcaatataaagacattgacggtgtgatgtaatggtgtcaatatgaagacgGTGTGaagtaatggtgtcaatatgaagacattgacggtgtgatgtaatggtgtcaatatgaagacattgacggtgtgatgtaatgcTGTCAATCTCAGGCGAGTGTGATGTTTTAAAGACTGCCTTTTATTGCCAATGGAGTCGAGTGTGTCCTTTGATCGTAGACTTTTTATGATGATTATCACGATATAATAATGTGAAACATTCATGTTTTGATGCTGTGGTATTATTATGGACTAAAATCTGTCCAGGGGGTCAAGAGATACCtagcaaacattttttttttttattttgaccacAAAAACCTTATCAATTGTATAGGTTTTAAGACTGTGTTGTGATGGTATGGTGTGAATATGATATAAATCTGACGAAGGGTTCAATAACTATCTTGTACACCGATTTATCGTGGACAGATGCAGGCCCGGGCAGACGCTCTGACAAAGTGATTACTTTATAGTGAGGATATGATCAATAAAACCATCCAGGAATCGTGAGTGATAAAAGGGAGGACATCCAGAAGGAAATTTGAATCATGTTTTTCGGAGTGAATAGCTTGTTGtttacaaaaaacaacaacttaaatgtaatttttgatAACTTATAACTCAATACGTACTGTTTTTCCGTTTGCTGCTCGGTTTTTTGCTAAGTGTCCTTTTGGCATGGTCTGTCAATTCTTGTTTTGAGAAACTACCGGGCTGAAAAATCGGGAAAGCTGTAAATATAAGAGAGAACGACCATTaggtttgatataaaatatatagaggatattaaATGGCTTATcgtttgatataacatatatttcacaagtattAAAAATATCGATTCTtcgcacgagtgaaaaatatcgaaatatgcGGTCATACgagtaaaatatatgttatattaaaaggGTAAgttattcaattttctttttattgcattttatatacatgtacctaaaaataaaattaaaaacatcgaaaaatgaATAGTGTCGAAAAGTACGGAAAACAGTAACGAAATTCATGACGACATTTTTTTGTGACGTTACTTcccgtcaacttgacggcgccattttgaaaggactgatcaacgcaatttaagcgttttctgctgttatcggagagTCTGTGCATTAATAGCTAACGTCatgtgagtattttgtcaaaaactagtaagaatatttcagaaatacagcaaaataacaaatttatctatcttcgcttcgatttGAAAAATTGGCAGGTTTCAATCTATCTGATTAATAATAAGGTtgtaaatatgtcatttttataaCGAAATACCTGTTGATTATCCATGTAAGGAACTAAAGAAACCACTAATGATTGccagatataaataaatataaaggtaAGAATTGTCACTTTTTGTATGCAACAACAGACAAATAAACGTAATATGCTTAAAAtgccaaataaaaaaaaagattttaacacacCTATCTACAGGATAATTTCTTACGTATCATACAAATTGCTAACGTcaagcgggctgaagttagcagcggattcgttattcgttattgggaattcgaataacgaatccgctgccagcagcggattggggattcggttttttatgtttaaatgatgtttctttttattgacgttttgacgattggattgaaataacaaatccgtttcagccgtggattagagattcagttacatataagtatttttcttattatatgtgattggggatatcgaataacgaacccgctgccagcagcggattggggattcgaataacgaatccgctgctaacttcagcccgctaaAACGTCATGGGAAAATTACCTGATTGTTTTAGCTCCAGGTCGTTCACTCTGTACGTCAGATCAACAGTGTCAAAGGTCATTCCATTTTCATCTGAAAATCAAACAGAGAATCATCATTTACGAAATATAATTGTTAAATTTTTGATACACCTATGGGTAGAATCTAACACCAAGTCTACTGGGTATTAGTGAGACGTGTTCGATGTTTGGTATACCTTGATACATCTATGGGTAGAATCTAACACCAGGTCTACTGGGTATTAGTGAGACATGTTCGATGTTTGGTATACCTTGACACATATATGGGTAGAATCTAACACCAAGTCTACCGGGTATTAGTGAGACGTGTTCGATGTTTGGTATACCTTGACACATCTATGGGTAGAATCTAACACCAAGTCTACTGGGTATTAGTGAGACGTGTTCGATGTTTGGTATACCTTGATACATCTATGGGTAGAATCTAACACCAGGTCTACTGGGTATTAGTGAGACATGTTCGATGTTTGGTATACCTTGACACATCTATGGGTAGAATCTAACACCAAGTCTACCGGGTATTAGTGAGACATGTTCGATGTTTGGTATACCTTGACACATCTATGGGTAGAATCTAACACCAAGTCTACCGGGTATTAGTGAGACGTGTTCGATGTTTGGTATACCTTGACACATCTATGGGTAGAATCTAACACCAAGTCTACTGGGTATTAGTGAGACATGTTCGATGTTTGGTATACCTTGACACATCTATGGGTAGAATCTAACACCAAGTCTACTGGGTATTAGTGAGACGTGTTCGATGTTTGGTATACCTTGACACATCTATGGGTAGAATCTAACACCAAGTCTACTTGGTTATTAGTGAGACATGTTCGATGTTTATACCTTGACACATCTATGGGTAGAATCTATCACCAAGTCTACTGGGTATAATGAGACATGTTCGATGTTTGGTATACCTTGACACATCTATGGGTAGAATCTAACACCAAGTCTACTTGGTTATTAGTGAGACATGTTCGATGTTTATACCTTGACACATATATGGGTAGAATCTATCACCAAGTCTACTTGGTTATTAGTGAGACATGTTCGATGTTTATACCTTGACACATATATGGGTAGAATCTATCACCAAGTCTACCGGGTATTAGTGAGACGTGTTCGATGTTTGGTATACCTTGATACATCTATGAGTAGAATCTAACACCAAGTCTACTGGGTATTAGTGAGACGTGTTCGATGTTTGGTATACCTTGATACATCTATGGGTAGAATCTAACACCAAGTCTACTGGGTATTAGTGAGACATGTTCGATGTTTGGTATACCTTGACACATATATGGGTAGAATCTAACACCAAATCTACCGGGTATTAGTGAGACATGTTCGATGTTTGGTATACCTTGACACATATATGGGTAGAATCTAACACCAAGTCTACTGGGTATTAGTGAGACGTGTTCGATGTTTGGTATACCTTGACACATCTATGGGTAGAATCTAACACCAAGTCTACTGGGTATTAGTGAGACATGTTCGATGTATGGTATACCTTGACACATCTATGGGTAGAATCTAACACCAAGTCTACCGGGTATTAGTGAGACATGTTCGATGTTTGGTATACCTTGACACATATATGGGTAGAATCTATCACCAAGTCTACCGGGTATTAGTGAGACGTGTTCGATATTTGGTATACCTTGACACATCTATGGGTAGAATCTATCACCAAGTCTACTGGGTATTAGTGAGACATGTTCGATGTTTGGTATACCTTGACACATCTATGGGTAGAATCTATCACCAAGTCTACCGGGTATTAGTGAGACGTGCTCGATGTTTGGTATACCttgtggttccgttgtcaccaccctagtttAAAGTTTAAGAATATGACGTAACTCGGATTTGATCTAGATATATTTGGCCGTTGTCGTCGATGAAGCCGGAGAAGCTGACTTTCTGGACACCTTGTACTTTTGATCTCCATGCTGATCtattttgatcaattttgtGTTAGAATTATAGTTTCGTTATGTTGGTATTGTCTGATGTTTATGTCAAAAGAGCCAATCTGATGTTTATGAGAGGTGAAGCAGGCAGCCCCGTGGTAAGAGTAAATGGACCCATGGATAGATTTCTTTTGTTGTTCTTTAAGATTTGTTGTTTATCATCATATGTGGTATAGTGTTGCTGTTGACAGGTGTTATGTGAAGAGAGATTAACCAGTTAAAGATACAGTCCGTACACAAGCAAATAAGGATTTCAGAAACTTTTTTTCGTTCAGTTTCGGAATCTGTTGATCCTCATTAATTCATTGTAGTTGATACGGCTAACTCATTTAAGCATACGTTCAACCGTAAACAAAGTGTGTCGTTATGGTTAATTTCTTAGCTGTTTTATTGAGGcaaatgttttttaattaaatacataAGAATGGCAATTATAATGTATTTAGAAGATAACTCTATTTAAAGCTAATGCTCACTGCAAATAATGCTTGGTTGTAAAACGTCATCAACTAAATATTGTCGGTTATATTTAAATTTGTCCATATTTTTGTCTATGTACACACTGATTTCACCTGGAAACTGTTAATGCCATCAAAGTAATTACACATTGTATGGCGGGTGTAATTGACAAAACGAAAAACGATTACCCGGCCAGAACAGGTGGTATAATTGTCCTTGTATTTTCAAAGGTGGTCTATGTTAATCTACAGGAATAGATATGTACATAGTTGGTCATAGGTTTATCGATTTTGAGGTAGAGATATAATTTCGTTACCACGCTGGTATTCCCTCCCGATTGTGAGGTAGAGATATAATTTCGTTACCACGCTGGTATGCCCTCCCGATTTTGAGGTAGAGATATAATTTCGTTACCACGCTGGTATGCCCTCCCGATTTTGAGGTAGAGATATAATTTCGTTACCACGCTGGTATGCCCTCCCGATTTTGAGGTAGAGATATAATTTCGTTACCACGCTGGTATGCCCTCCCGATTGTGAGGTAGAGATATAATTTCGTTACCACGCTGGTATGCCCTCCCGATTTTGAGGTAGAGATATAATTTCGTTACCACGCTGGTATGCCCTCCCGATTTTGAGGTAGAGATATAATTTCGTTACCACGCTGGTATTCCCTCCCGATTTTGAGGTAGAGATATATTTCGTTACCACGCTGGTATTCCCTACCGATTTTGAGGTAGAGATATAATTTCGTTACCACGCTGGTATTCCCTACCGTTTTTTGAGTTATCACAGCATAACATTAATGAATTATGAATGTAATACGCTGTTGCATCCTTTTTTGACCCATTAGGGCACAAAAGTTGGAATTAAAGAAGGGGATCTAGCAAAATTGAGACAGGcttaataaatgataaaaaaaacatgtatatagatatatacatatatttaagcATGGCATTACATGTGCTTCATTAATTTTAAGATAAGACTTAACTTTATGTTTACAAGAAGAAAAATTCTTCTTAAATATATCAAGAATCAATATTCACTTACATATAGCGAGAATCAatattcacatacatatagcaAAAATCAACAtccacatacatacattatgtatagcAAGCATCAatattcacatacatatagcaAACATCAACATCCACATACATATAGCAAACATTAatattcacatacatatagcaAGCATCAATATTCACAGACATATAGCAAACATCAACATCCACATACATATAGCAAACATCAatattcacatacatatagcaAGCATTAATATTCACAAACATATAGCAAACATCAatattcacatacatatagcaAGCATCAatattcacatacatatagcaAGCATTAATAGTCACATACATATAGCAAGCATCAatattcacatacatatagcaAGCATTAatattcacatacatatagcaAACATCAatattcacatacatatagcaAGCATTAATAGTCACATACATATAGCAAACATCAatattcacatacatatagcaAACATCAatattcacatacatatagcaAACATCAatattcacatacatatagcaAGCATTAATAGTCACATACATATAGCAAGCATTAatattcacatacatatagcaAACATCAatattcacatacatatagcaAGCATTAATAGTCACATACATATAGCAAGCattaatattaacatacatataacaaGCATTATTATTCACATACATTTAGCAAGCATTAatattcacatacatatagcaAACATCAatattcacatacatataacaagCATTATTattcacatacatatagcaAGCATTAatattcacatacatatagcaAGCATTAATAgtcacatacatataacaagCATTATTATTCACATACATTTAGCAAACATCAatattcacatacatatagcaAGCATTAATAGTCACATACATATAGCAAACATCAatattcacatacatatagcaAACATCAatattcacatacatatagcaAGCATTAatattcacatacatatagcaAACATTAatattcacatacatatagcaAACATCAatattcacatacatatagcaAACATTAATAGTCACATACATATAGCAAACATCAACATCCACATACATATAGCAAGCATTATTattcacatacatatagcaAACATCAatattcacatacatatagcaAACATTAatattcacatacatatagcaAACATCAatattcacatacatatagcaAACATCAatattcacatacata
Protein-coding regions in this window:
- the LOC117317073 gene encoding uncharacterized protein LOC117317073; protein product: MRTNAVLFPTTFVVYITPHKLPGHIVTAMATAVRVGLVLLLALILSSSAKSADNENGMTFDTVDLTYRVNDLELKQSAFPIFQPGSFSKQELTDHAKRTLSKKPSSKRKNMF